The Bacillota bacterium genome contains a region encoding:
- a CDS encoding phosphosulfolactate synthase, producing the protein MPTSRWAGAWDDVVTRPLKGRVGKPRRVGLTMVLDKGLGFGETRDLLDMAAPYLDIYKLTFGTPAFYPGERLREKIALIRAYDVDVCPGGTLLEIAVLQGVAEGFLERTADLGFSCVEISDGTISMARSLRSWCVRKALSLGFKVITEVGKKDPAQRMAPESMKEVALRDLAEGAWKVIVEARESGKGVGIYDSSGSVRPGELEALVEGMNEEDLIWEAPLKDQQVALIRRFGPNVNLGNVPPQDVIALEALRAGMRADTLRDLVLANGGKLIAAPDTP; encoded by the coding sequence ATGCCGACCTCGCGGTGGGCGGGGGCATGGGATGATGTTGTTACCAGGCCGCTCAAGGGTAGGGTGGGTAAGCCCCGGCGTGTGGGTTTGACCATGGTCCTGGACAAAGGCCTGGGGTTCGGGGAGACCCGCGACCTGCTGGACATGGCCGCCCCCTACCTGGACATCTACAAGCTCACCTTCGGTACCCCGGCTTTCTACCCGGGAGAGCGCCTGCGGGAGAAGATCGCCCTCATCCGGGCCTATGACGTGGATGTGTGCCCGGGTGGCACCCTGCTGGAGATTGCGGTCCTGCAGGGTGTGGCGGAGGGGTTCCTCGAGCGAACGGCTGATCTGGGGTTTTCGTGCGTGGAGATCTCCGACGGCACCATCAGCATGGCCCGGTCCCTGCGCTCCTGGTGCGTCCGGAAGGCTCTGTCCCTGGGGTTCAAAGTCATCACGGAGGTGGGCAAGAAGGACCCCGCCCAGCGCATGGCCCCCGAGAGCATGAAAGAGGTGGCCCTGCGCGATCTCGCCGAGGGTGCCTGGAAGGTGATCGTGGAGGCGCGGGAGTCGGGCAAGGGGGTGGGCATCTATGATTCCTCGGGGTCGGTCAGGCCCGGCGAGCTGGAGGCACTGGTGGAGGGCATGAACGAGGAGGACCTCATCTGGGAGGCCCCTCTGAAGGATCAGCAGGTGGCACTTATCCGGCGCTTCGGGCCCAATGTCAATCTGGGCAACGTTCCCCCGCAGGACGTGATCGCCCTGGAGGCGCTGCGGGCGGGCATGCGTGCCGATACTCTGCGCGACCTGGTGCTGGCGAACGGGGGGAAGCTCATAGCCGCCCCCGACACCCCATAG
- a CDS encoding ATP-binding cassette domain-containing protein — translation MAVLSLRGVGYAAGGRWLLRNVNLDLTAGSWAVVGPNGAGKTTLLRVLAGVYPPGAGQMYFRGERLSTPLDWRCYRDGLGYAPQFPAVYPELPPRAFLAYVASLKEIPPALVGPRVEKVLRLVGLDAGDGRPCRALSHGQRRRVTLAQALLNDPSLLILDEPTAGLDWESRWALTQIVLQFGKTRLVVFSTQDLADLEALATHVVVIDRGEIVLAGDREAFLAGAASPEEAYRRLVSAGAN, via the coding sequence ATGGCGGTGCTCAGCCTGCGGGGCGTTGGCTACGCGGCGGGCGGACGGTGGCTGCTGCGCAATGTGAACCTGGACCTGACCGCCGGTTCCTGGGCGGTGGTGGGGCCCAACGGGGCGGGGAAGACCACCCTGCTCAGGGTGCTGGCCGGGGTGTACCCGCCCGGCGCGGGCCAAATGTACTTCCGGGGGGAGCGCCTGTCCACGCCCCTGGACTGGCGCTGCTATCGCGACGGACTGGGCTATGCCCCCCAGTTCCCCGCCGTGTACCCCGAGCTTCCCCCGCGCGCCTTCCTGGCCTACGTGGCCTCCCTGAAGGAGATCCCGCCGGCGCTGGTGGGGCCCCGGGTGGAGAAAGTGCTGCGCCTGGTGGGTTTGGATGCGGGCGATGGCCGCCCCTGCCGCGCCCTCTCTCACGGCCAGCGCAGGAGGGTGACCCTGGCCCAGGCCCTGCTCAATGATCCCTCCCTGCTCATACTGGACGAGCCCACCGCCGGCCTGGACTGGGAGAGCAGGTGGGCCCTCACGCAGATCGTCCTGCAGTTCGGGAAGACGCGGCTGGTGGTGTTCTCCACCCAGGACCTGGCCGACCTGGAGGCCCTGGCCACCCATGTGGTGGTGATCGACAGGGGCGAAATCGTGCTGGCCGGGGACCGCGAGGCGTTCCTGGCCGGTGCCGCCTCGCCAGAGGAAGCGTACCGGCGACTTGTCTCCGCCGGGGCGAATTGA
- a CDS encoding M23 family metallopeptidase, with protein sequence MAVLIAGLVVAAVGMIPGYIASAYAVTVDGHPVGLVRSPEVVDRAVAAVADQAAAASGVGVSLVSSVKTEKVRRPEGPLLEEDELKGALEGKLSFVAVAWSVKVNGVSVVALATEADARRVIEEIKSEYSRPGKGAVLVDVRFLQGVEVARETVDPSRIRSPEEARRILMRGTDQLVTYTVKRGDSLWRIAQQHGLTVEDLRRANPAMAQSDILQVGQELAVVKAEPYVTVATMERQVQEVAIPCPVQVKFSQDRWPWEEVVETPGRNGKKRITYEIYRQAGAVVERRIVEEVVLEEPVTRVIVRGSRQVPALGTGKLYWPVEGGGHITSGFGWRRRDWHPAIDIAATTGTPVRAADSGVVSFAGWNAGYGRLIIVDHGGGMTTRYGHLSRIDVRPGDRVERGQVIGAVGETGRATGPHLHFEVRIEGEARNPLQYYPSSASR encoded by the coding sequence GTGGCGGTTCTGATCGCCGGCCTTGTGGTTGCGGCGGTGGGGATGATACCGGGGTACATAGCGAGTGCCTACGCGGTGACGGTGGATGGTCATCCCGTCGGTCTCGTGCGCTCGCCCGAAGTGGTGGACCGGGCGGTGGCGGCAGTGGCCGACCAGGCGGCGGCTGCTTCAGGGGTGGGTGTCTCGCTGGTCTCGTCCGTCAAGACAGAAAAGGTGAGGAGACCCGAGGGGCCCCTGCTCGAAGAGGATGAACTGAAGGGTGCCCTGGAGGGAAAGCTCAGCTTCGTTGCCGTTGCCTGGTCCGTAAAGGTGAATGGCGTAAGTGTGGTGGCGCTGGCCACGGAAGCGGATGCCCGCCGGGTCATCGAGGAGATCAAGAGCGAGTACTCTCGGCCGGGCAAAGGCGCTGTGCTGGTCGACGTCCGCTTCCTGCAGGGGGTCGAGGTGGCCCGGGAGACCGTCGATCCCTCCCGCATAAGGTCACCCGAGGAGGCCAGGCGCATCCTGATGCGGGGGACCGACCAGCTGGTGACGTACACCGTCAAGCGCGGGGACTCCCTCTGGCGCATCGCCCAGCAGCACGGTCTCACCGTGGAGGATCTGCGTCGCGCCAATCCCGCCATGGCGCAGAGCGACATCCTGCAGGTGGGCCAGGAGCTCGCCGTGGTGAAGGCCGAGCCGTACGTCACCGTGGCCACAATGGAGAGGCAGGTACAGGAGGTGGCCATCCCCTGCCCGGTACAGGTGAAGTTCAGCCAGGACCGCTGGCCGTGGGAAGAGGTCGTGGAGACACCGGGCAGAAACGGTAAGAAGCGCATCACTTACGAGATCTACCGGCAGGCCGGGGCAGTGGTAGAACGCCGCATAGTAGAAGAGGTGGTCCTGGAGGAGCCCGTCACCCGTGTGATCGTGCGCGGCTCCCGCCAGGTGCCCGCCCTGGGGACAGGCAAGCTGTACTGGCCCGTGGAGGGCGGAGGCCACATCACCTCCGGGTTCGGGTGGCGGCGGCGCGACTGGCACCCGGCCATAGACATCGCCGCAACAACGGGCACCCCGGTGAGGGCGGCCGACAGCGGCGTGGTCAGCTTTGCCGGCTGGAATGCCGGTTACGGTCGCCTGATCATCGTCGACCACGGGGGAGGTATGACCACCCGGTACGGACACCTGTCACGTATCGATGTGCGCCCGGGGGACCGGGTGGAGAGGGGACAGGTGATCGGGGCCGTGGGTGAAACCGGCCGGGCCACCGGACCGCACCTGCACTTCGAGGTCAGGATCGAGGGCGAGGCCCGCAACCCCCTGCAGTACTATCCCAGTTCCGCGTCCAGGTAA
- a CDS encoding SPASM domain-containing protein: MGAAHLPPRVHMFVRDGLRLAFDAGSGTLLVLDEAGWAALGEMVEGSDPPEQGSRPEEGSPGVRRGPQALPEERGGQVLPRHVRAARRELEELTGRGLLFSPVPVPVPPRPVLKALCLHVAHACQMRCAYCFAAGGDYGGGTELMPPQVARAAVDMLLDPSSPVRRWAIDFFGGEPLLNWPVVVDTIEYARDRARGLGGEVQLTLTTNGLDLTATRLEFLSRERVNLVVSLDGRPEVHDAVRRLADGRPTWERALGGARRAASSYLPGALAASGAAGPSLWVRGTFTRRNPDFARDAIYLFELGFDHVSLEPVCGGPAGLVLGPGDLPVLAGQYGELARWCDHQAGKGRPVRFYHFELDPGGGPCLARRLAACGAGREYLAVTPGGELYACHQLVGVRDFLVGDVRRGITRPEVGDRMGEHDVAHMDSCRPCWARFLCGGGCRAAAFFEHRQLGRPPSLECVLQRIRWEWALWLRARRQGDPPGGVIRPGGLARAKGGGASGECIRWQGRKTSSGVEDYGVTSPGTRG, encoded by the coding sequence ATGGGCGCCGCGCACCTGCCACCGCGCGTGCACATGTTCGTGCGGGACGGCCTCCGGCTGGCATTTGATGCGGGCAGCGGCACCCTGCTGGTGCTGGACGAGGCGGGATGGGCGGCGCTGGGCGAGATGGTCGAGGGCTCCGACCCGCCGGAGCAGGGCTCCCGCCCGGAGGAAGGCTCCCCTGGCGTGCGGCGGGGCCCGCAGGCGCTTCCCGAGGAACGCGGAGGGCAGGTTCTCCCGCGTCACGTCCGCGCTGCCCGGCGGGAGCTGGAAGAACTCACCGGACGGGGCCTGCTGTTTTCGCCTGTGCCGGTGCCGGTCCCGCCCCGGCCGGTGCTCAAGGCGCTGTGCCTGCACGTGGCCCACGCCTGCCAGATGCGGTGCGCGTACTGTTTCGCCGCGGGGGGCGATTACGGCGGGGGGACGGAGTTGATGCCGCCCCAGGTGGCGCGGGCAGCGGTGGACATGCTGCTCGACCCCTCGTCTCCGGTCAGGCGGTGGGCCATCGACTTCTTCGGCGGGGAGCCGCTCCTCAACTGGCCCGTGGTGGTGGACACCATCGAGTACGCCCGGGACAGGGCTCGCGGGCTGGGAGGGGAGGTGCAGCTCACCCTCACCACCAACGGACTGGATCTTACGGCTACGCGCCTGGAGTTCCTGAGCCGGGAGCGAGTCAACCTGGTGGTGAGCCTGGACGGCCGGCCTGAGGTGCATGATGCCGTGCGGCGCCTGGCGGACGGACGTCCCACCTGGGAGCGTGCCCTCGGGGGCGCCCGCCGGGCTGCCTCTTCATACCTGCCGGGTGCCTTGGCAGCCTCGGGAGCGGCGGGCCCGTCCCTCTGGGTGCGGGGGACGTTCACCCGGCGCAACCCGGACTTTGCCCGCGACGCCATCTACCTGTTTGAGCTTGGCTTTGACCACGTGTCCCTGGAGCCGGTGTGCGGGGGGCCTGCCGGGCTGGTGCTGGGCCCCGGCGACCTGCCCGTGCTGGCAGGGCAGTACGGGGAACTGGCGCGGTGGTGCGACCATCAGGCGGGGAAGGGCAGGCCTGTACGCTTCTACCACTTCGAACTCGACCCCGGTGGCGGCCCCTGCCTGGCCCGGCGCCTGGCGGCCTGCGGGGCCGGCCGCGAATACCTCGCCGTGACCCCTGGGGGAGAGCTGTACGCCTGCCACCAGCTGGTGGGGGTGAGAGATTTCCTGGTCGGTGACGTACGGCGCGGCATTACCCGACCGGAGGTGGGGGACCGCATGGGAGAGCACGACGTGGCACACATGGATAGCTGCCGCCCATGCTGGGCCCGCTTCCTCTGCGGTGGCGGCTGCCGGGCGGCGGCATTCTTCGAGCACCGCCAACTGGGGCGTCCGCCCTCGCTGGAGTGCGTCCTGCAGCGGATCCGCTGGGAGTGGGCCCTGTGGCTGCGCGCCCGGCGACAGGGGGATCCCCCAGGAGGCGTGATCCGGCCGGGAGGCCTGGCACGGGCCAAGGGGGGCGGGGCTTCCGGTGAATGCATAAGGTGGCAAGGGAGGAAAACTAGCTCGGGCGTAGAAGATTATGGGGTCACGTCCCCGGGCACGAGGGGGTGA
- a CDS encoding DUF441 family protein has translation MDRVAEALIAGGILILGWLGKNHLVVWACLALLALIAAGWTPHLGSLEEPALKAGLTLLTLSILIPFVRRVKDLGGLWESLASPLGLFAALTGAVAAYLAGKGVPALRAHPEMAIGLIVGSVLGATLLRGVPTGPLIAAGVTGILMELWGRLLRG, from the coding sequence GTGGACCGGGTCGCGGAGGCTCTGATCGCGGGGGGTATCCTGATCCTGGGCTGGCTGGGCAAGAACCACCTGGTGGTGTGGGCCTGCCTGGCCCTTCTTGCTCTCATAGCGGCAGGGTGGACGCCCCACCTGGGGAGCCTGGAGGAGCCCGCCCTCAAAGCCGGCCTCACCCTGCTCACCCTCTCCATCCTGATCCCCTTCGTTAGGCGGGTAAAGGACCTGGGTGGGCTGTGGGAATCCCTCGCCAGTCCGCTGGGTCTCTTCGCTGCCCTGACGGGGGCAGTGGCCGCCTACCTGGCCGGCAAGGGCGTCCCTGCCCTGCGGGCCCACCCGGAGATGGCCATCGGGTTGATCGTGGGCTCGGTGTTGGGAGCAACCCTCTTACGGGGGGTGCCCACTGGCCCCCTCATCGCCGCCGGCGTCACCGGTATCCTGATGGAACTCTGGGGCCGCCTCCTGCGCGGTTGA
- a CDS encoding M23 family metallopeptidase: protein MEQTAAVTRELTSPVPPGPARAAGIRSTPAGNVRPTRDTVAVASRSRPLLAWPLAGPITSRFGSRWGRMHCGIDIGALAGTPIGAAAAGVVKRVAWIGGYGYTVEIDHGGGATTFYAHLSRALVRPGQDVEKGEPVGRVGETGRVTGPHLHFELRLDGEPVDPLPYLTR, encoded by the coding sequence ATGGAACAGACGGCTGCCGTCACCCGAGAACTCACCTCGCCGGTGCCACCCGGGCCCGCTCGGGCGGCGGGCATCCGGTCGACGCCGGCTGGCAACGTCCGGCCCACCCGTGATACGGTGGCCGTAGCGTCGCGCAGCCGACCCCTGCTGGCCTGGCCCCTGGCCGGACCCATCACCTCGCGCTTCGGCTCCCGCTGGGGAAGGATGCACTGCGGCATCGACATCGGGGCCCTGGCGGGCACGCCGATCGGGGCGGCGGCAGCGGGCGTGGTCAAACGGGTGGCGTGGATCGGTGGCTACGGGTACACGGTGGAAATCGACCACGGGGGAGGAGCAACCACCTTCTATGCCCACCTGTCCCGGGCCCTGGTGCGTCCGGGGCAGGATGTGGAAAAGGGGGAACCCGTGGGCAGGGTGGGCGAGACGGGGCGCGTCACCGGTCCTCACCTGCACTTCGAATTGCGGCTTGACGGAGAACCGGTCGACCCCCTACCCTACCTGACCCGCTGA